One Amaranthus tricolor cultivar Red isolate AtriRed21 chromosome 1, ASM2621246v1, whole genome shotgun sequence DNA window includes the following coding sequences:
- the LOC130827650 gene encoding probable LRR receptor-like serine/threonine-protein kinase At3g47570 yields MLVHSSTMFMFAILKLQLAFLIFNHPVILVIESRTLSLDSDKDALINFRSQMSLDPSNPLSTWDKNSSPCNWTRVVCNKFKQRVIALDLSSLQLVGSISSHIGNLSFLQSLQLQNNQLSNSIPNEVCNLLRLKVLNLSTNNLQGSIPSNISKLRELMVMDLTMNNISGRIPKEVSFLPRLRVLNLASNKLSGPIPPSLGNLTSMKILDLGTNALSGTIPSELHHLRSLEHLDLSINNLTGTVPTPIYNMSSLVFLALASNQLWGELPYNVGETLPNLITFYFCINKFTGRIPGSLQNLTNIQVIRMAHNRLTGTIPPGLGNLPFLKMYNIGYNNIVNHLGEENGLDFITSLANSTQLNFLAFDGNLLEGFIPDSIGNLSKVLSKLYMGQNQIHGSIPSSIGKLIGLSLLNISNNEITGSLPNELSHLQDLQVLDMAMNHISGVIPGSMGVLTKLTKLDVSGNKLSGSIPSSFRGFNLGYIDLSSNLLNGTIPKEILTLSGLSTLNLSNNHFDGQLPDELELLTTIITIDLSNNRLSGRIPNSISNCKNLETLNMARNLFSGSIPSSLENLLALQVLNLSHNQLSGSIPSNFTLLNATQSLDLSFNNLEGELPCGGIFTNLSKVHLQGNPKISLHLACENAQVVDHDHTRKFSNIDIVIVSVVVFVTFLVVGSFIFVIRKKKAKLSRTADSKFEGFYMVKYDELRLATQGFSEEHLIGRGGFGQVFKGYLKDNMVVAIKVLDMKLSTTWKSFLAECEALRNVRHRNLVKLITSCSSLDNKNMEFLALVYEFLGNGSLEDWMKGKRKKEDGDGLNLMERLSVVIDVACALDYLHHDSEVPVVHCDLKPSNILLDEDFTAKIGDFGLAKLLMERMGDPYSISSSHVLKGAIGYMPPEYGLGVKPSTAGDTYSFGVTLLELFTGKSPSHESFTGEQGLIAWVQSCVPTQMMEQLLDPELRTQLRKQANDGDYDLEQIKTPDEHLECCLVTIFEVGLSCTAAHPDRRITMTKALNKLKAVRNKLIKY; encoded by the exons ATGTTAGTTCATTCATCAACAATGTTTATGTTTGCCATCCTAAAATTACAACTAGCCtttttaatattcaatcatCCCGTAATCCTTGTAATTGAATCAAGGACTTTAAGCCTCGATTCAGACAAGGATGCCTTAATAAATTTCCGATCCCAAATGAGCCTCGACCCATCAAATCCTTTATCAACATGGGATAAAAACTCGTCTCCATGCAATTGGACAAGGGTTGTATGTAACAAGTTTAAACAAAGAGTTATTGCTCTTGACTTGTCAAGCTTACAACTTGTTGGTTCTATAAGCTCTCATATAGGCAATCTCTCATTCCTACAATCcttacaacttcaaaacaaccAATTATCTAACTCGATACCAAATGAAGTATGTAATCTACTTCGTTTGAAAGTTCTCAACCTGAGCACGAACAACTTACAAGGTTCGATTCCATCGAATATAAGTAAGTTGCGCGAGCTCATGGTTATGGACTTGACTATGAATAACATTTCAGGGAGGATTCCGAAAGAAGTTAGTTTCCTCCCAAGACTCAGAGTCCTAAACTTAGCTAGCAACAAACTTTCTGGCCCTATTCCGCCATCTCTAGGGAATCTTACTTCGATGAAAATCTTAGATTTAGGGACTAATGCTCTTAGCGGCACAATCCCTAGTGAGTTACACCATCTTAGGAGCCTCGAACATCTTGATCTTAGTATTAACAACCTTACCGGCACAGTCCCTACACCTATCTATAATATGTCATCTTTAGTCTTCTTAGCCTTGGCTTCAAACCAATTGTGGGGTGAACTTCCTTATAATGTTGGTGAAACCTTACCGAATCTCATTACTTTCTATTTTTGCATCAATAAGTTCACCGGAAGAATTCCTGGCTCGTTACAAAACCTTACGAATATCCAAGTGATTCGTATGGCTCACAATCGCCTCACAGGAACTATACCTCCGGGTTTAGGGAACCTTCCCTTCCTTAAGATGTACAACATTGGCTACAACAATATAGTCAATCACTTAGGTGAGGAAAATGGTCTTGACTTCATAACTTCTTTAGCTAATAGTACTCAACTCAACTTTCTCGCCTTCGATGGAAATCTTCTAGAAGGCTTCATCCCTGACTCTATAGGAAATCTATCGAAGGTACTCTCGAAGTTATATATGGGGCAAAATCAAATCCATGGTAGCATACCGAGCTCAATTGGTAAACTCATTGGCTTATCTTTGTTGAACATAAGCAACAATGAGATTACTGGCTCATTACCTAATGAACTTAGTCATTTACAAGATTTGCAAGTCTTGGATATGGCTATGAATCATATTTCCGGGGTGATTCCAGGATCGATGGGTGTTCTTACAAAGCTAACTAAACTCGATGTATCAGGAAACAAATTGTCGGGTTCAATTCCTAGCTCTTTTCGAGGTTTCAATCTCGGTTACATAGATTTATCATCTAATTTGCTTAATGGCACCATACCTAAAGAGATTCTTACCCTCTCTGGTTTAAGCACACTAAATTTGTCCAACAATCATTTTGATGGGCAGTTACCAGATGAACTTGAGCTACTAACTACAATCATTACCATTGATCTTTCGAACAATCGATTGTCGGGGAGGATTCCTAACTCCATTTCAAATTGCAAGAACTTGGAGACTTTGAATATGGCTAGAAATCTTTTCTCTGGTTCTATTCCAAGTTCTTTGGAAAATTTGTTAGCCCTTCAAGTTTTAAATCTTTCTCATAACCAATTATCTGGTTCCATTCCTTCTAATTTCACACTCTTGAATGCTACTCAATCTTTAGATCTATCCTTTAACAATCTTGAAGGAGAACTTCCATGTGGAGGGATCTTTACAAACCTTTCTAAAGTCCATTTACAAGGCAACCCAAAAATTTCCTTGCACTTAGCATGTGAGAATGCACAAGTAGTTGATCATGATCATACTCGAAAATTTAGCAATAtcgatattgttattgtttcgGTGGTAGTTTTCGTGACGTTCTTAGTAGTTGGCTCCTTCATTTTCGTAATCAGGAAGAAAAAGGCAAAGTTAAGTAGAACTGCAGACTCCAAGTTCGAAGGATTTTACATGGTTAAATATGATGAACTTCGTCTTGCCACTCAAGGTTTTAGTGAGGAGCATTTGATAGGACGAGGAGGTTTTGGACAGGTTTTCAAAGGGTACTTAAAGGATAACATGGTTGTCGCGATTAAGGTACTTGACATGAAACTAAGCACTACTTGGAAGAGCTTTCTTGCAGAGTGTGAAGCTTTAAGGAATGTAAGGCACCGGAATCTTGTTAAGTTGATAACTTCTTGTTCgagtttggataacaaaaacaTGGAATTTCTTGCTCTTGTTTATGAGTTCCTTGGTAATGGAAGCTTAGAAGATTGGATGAAGGgtaagagaaagaaagaagatgGAGATGGTTTGAACTTAATGGAAAGATTGAGTGTGGTTATTGATGTTGCTTGTGCTTTAGATTATCTGCACCATGATAGTGAAGTCCCTGTGGTGCATTGTGATTTAAAACCTAGCAACATTCTACTTGATGAAGATTTTACGGCGAAAATCGGAGATTTTGGGTTGGCTAAGTTGTTAATGGAGAGAATGGGTGATCCATATTCCATTAGTTCTTCCCATGTTTTGAAGGGTGCTATTGGGTATATGCCCCCAG AGTATGGACTCGGAGTGAAGCCATCAACAGCAGGAGATACATACAGCTTTGGAGTAACATTATTGGAGTTATTTACAGGAAAAAGCCCTAGCCATGAGAGTTTTACAGGAGAACAAGGTTTGATTGCATGGGTTCAATCGTGTGTTCCGACTCAAATGATGGAGCAACTGTTAGATCCTGAGCTGCGTACACAGTTACGCAAACAAGCAAACGATGGTGATTACGACCTTGAACAAATTAAAACCCCTGATGAACATTTGGAATGTTGTTTGGTGACAATTTTTGAGGTAGGATTATCGTGCACTGCTGCTCATCCTGATAGGCGTATTACCATGACCAAGGCTCTAAACAAGCTTAAAGCTGTTAGAAACAAGCTAATTAAATATTAG